Proteins from one Blattabacterium cuenoti genomic window:
- the guaA gene encoding glutamine-hydrolyzing GMP synthase produces the protein MKKDLILILDFGSQYSHMIARRIRDLKVDTFLCDYNISISHILSIKPKGIILSGGPFSVYDNESPLISKNIFQLNIPIFGICYGMQLISFIFGGKIERSKYKEYGKSKFIIDHSNNNLFDGIPKESIVWMSHSDEIRNIPKKFKITGHTSSCKIASFSHINKDIYAVQFHPEVKNTEFGISILKNFVFHICKCTPNWDWDNFVHNAIDKIKKRVEKKKVLLGFSGGIDSLVTAYIIHNAIGNSLNCIFVDTGFLLKEEEERISFLCKKMNFPIKIIDAKNRFLSRLNGVIDPEVKRKIIGEEFISVFQEESEKIKDIEFLAQGTIYSDIIESSSKENQLSHSIKSHHNVGGLPSTTFMKLKLIEPLKELFKDEVRKIGKKIGLPEEMLHRHPFPGPGLSIRIIGEVNEKKISILRKAESILLQELKNSNIYDSVSQAFIILLPVKSVGVMGDRRTYEHSAVLRVINTEDFMTATFSNLSYEFLEKISNRIVNEVDGINRMVYDITSKPPSTIEWE, from the coding sequence ATGAAAAAAGATTTAATTTTAATATTAGATTTTGGATCTCAATATAGTCATATGATTGCAAGAAGGATTAGAGATTTAAAAGTAGATACTTTTTTATGTGATTATAATATTTCCATATCCCATATTTTATCGATAAAACCTAAAGGAATTATTTTATCAGGAGGCCCTTTTTCCGTTTATGATAATGAATCTCCATTAATTTCTAAGAATATTTTTCAATTGAATATTCCTATATTTGGAATTTGTTATGGAATGCAACTCATTTCTTTTATTTTTGGAGGTAAAATTGAAAGGTCTAAATATAAAGAATATGGAAAGTCTAAGTTCATTATAGATCATTCCAATAACAATTTATTTGATGGAATTCCAAAAGAATCCATTGTTTGGATGAGTCATTCTGATGAAATTAGAAACATTCCAAAAAAATTTAAAATTACAGGACATACCTCTTCTTGTAAGATCGCATCTTTCAGTCATATCAATAAAGATATTTATGCCGTGCAATTTCATCCAGAAGTAAAAAATACAGAATTTGGAATTTCTATATTGAAAAATTTTGTTTTTCATATTTGTAAGTGTACTCCAAACTGGGATTGGGATAATTTTGTACACAACGCAATAGATAAAATAAAAAAACGTGTAGAGAAAAAAAAGGTATTATTAGGTTTTTCTGGAGGAATAGATTCTTTGGTTACAGCTTATATCATTCATAATGCTATTGGAAATTCTTTGAATTGTATTTTTGTAGATACAGGATTTCTTCTCAAGGAAGAAGAAGAAAGAATATCTTTTTTGTGCAAAAAAATGAATTTTCCCATTAAGATCATAGATGCTAAAAATCGTTTTTTGTCTAGATTAAATGGAGTTATAGATCCTGAAGTGAAGAGAAAAATTATAGGAGAAGAATTTATTTCTGTTTTCCAAGAAGAATCAGAAAAAATTAAAGATATTGAATTTTTAGCACAAGGTACTATTTATTCAGACATTATTGAATCTTCTTCAAAAGAGAACCAATTAAGTCATTCTATAAAATCTCATCATAATGTAGGTGGATTACCTTCTACTACATTTATGAAATTGAAACTTATTGAACCATTAAAAGAATTATTTAAAGACGAAGTAAGAAAAATAGGAAAAAAAATAGGATTACCAGAAGAAATGTTACATCGTCATCCATTTCCTGGACCTGGATTAAGTATTCGAATAATTGGAGAAGTCAATGAAAAAAAAATTTCTATTTTAAGAAAAGCGGAAAGTATTCTTTTACAAGAATTAAAAAATTCCAACATTTATGATTCTGTTAGTCAAGCTTTCATTATTTTATTACCCGTTAAATCCGTAGGAGTAATGGGAGATAGACGAACTTATGAACATTCTGCAGTATTACGTGTTATTAATACAGAAGATTTTATGACTGCTACTTTTTCGAATTTATCTTACGAATTTTTAGAAAAAATTTCAAATAGAATTGTTAATGAAGTTGATGGAATTAATAGAATGGTATATGATATAACCTCTAAGCCCCCATCTACTATTGAATGGGAATAA
- the accD gene encoding acetyl-CoA carboxylase, carboxyltransferase subunit beta, giving the protein MSWFLRKKKNILTSIDERKDLPKGLWYRTPSGKIIDTEVLKKNSYVSPEDGYHVRIHSKEYFEILFDNGNFSEMDIKMISKDPIKWKDYKKYTDRIREARKKTSLYDAIRTGIGKIKGLDVVISCMDFSFIGGSMGSVVGEKISRAIKYCIEKKFPYILISKSGGARIMESSFSLMQMAKTIARLTQLRDARIPYISVLTDPTTGGVTASYALLGDINIAEPGALIGFAGPRVIKETIGKDLPEGFQTSEFLIDHGFIDLISSRTELKQNIFNLISMMM; this is encoded by the coding sequence ATGTCTTGGTTTTTGAGAAAAAAAAAGAATATTTTAACGTCTATAGACGAAAGAAAAGACTTACCAAAAGGTCTATGGTACAGAACTCCTAGCGGAAAAATTATAGATACTGAAGTATTAAAAAAGAATTCTTATGTCAGTCCAGAAGACGGGTATCATGTAAGAATTCATAGCAAAGAATATTTTGAAATTCTTTTTGATAATGGTAATTTTTCAGAAATGGATATAAAAATGATCAGTAAAGATCCTATTAAATGGAAAGATTATAAAAAATATACAGATAGAATCAGAGAAGCTAGAAAAAAAACAAGTTTATATGATGCTATTAGAACAGGGATAGGAAAAATAAAAGGACTTGATGTAGTGATCTCTTGTATGGATTTTTCATTTATAGGAGGATCTATGGGATCTGTAGTAGGAGAAAAAATATCTAGAGCAATAAAATATTGTATAGAAAAAAAATTTCCATATATATTAATTTCCAAATCTGGTGGTGCAAGAATAATGGAATCTTCTTTTTCATTAATGCAAATGGCTAAGACAATTGCTAGATTAACTCAATTGCGTGATGCTAGAATTCCTTATATCTCTGTTTTAACAGATCCTACTACAGGAGGTGTTACTGCTTCTTATGCATTACTTGGAGATATTAATATAGCTGAGCCTGGAGCTCTTATTGGATTTGCTGGCCCTAGGGTGATTAAGGAGACAATTGGAAAAGATCTTCCAGAAGGATTTCAAACATCAGAGTTTCTTATAGATCATGGATTTATAGATTTAATTTCTTCTAGAACTGAATTGAAGCAAAATATATTTAATTTAATTTCTATGATGATGTGA
- the fbaA gene encoding class II fructose-bisphosphate aldolase, with protein sequence MSKKFPFGVATGDLVLEIFEYAKENVFAIPAVNVIGSNSINAVMETAAAVNSPVIIQLSNGGAIFNAGKGLSNKEQQAAVKGSVACAMHIHELASYYKVIVILHTDHCSKPFLPWINGLIEANEKYYNRFGKTLFSSHMLDLSQEPLKENISICEKYFERMNKKKILLEIELGVTGGEEDGIDNSNIENNKLYTQPKEVSYAYDRLIKISKNFIIAASFGNVHGVYRPGNVILRPEILKNTQEYIQKKFHTKEKPVSFVFHGGSGSSKKEIQEAISYGVVKMNVDTDLQYAFTCGVRDYMKKNEEYLKKQIGNPEGEHLPNKKYYDPRVWLREGEKSFKILLKKYFEFMNNINTL encoded by the coding sequence ATGTCTAAAAAATTCCCATTTGGAGTGGCTACTGGTGATCTTGTTCTAGAAATATTTGAATATGCTAAGGAAAATGTTTTTGCTATACCTGCTGTAAATGTTATTGGATCTAATAGTATAAACGCTGTTATGGAAACTGCGGCAGCAGTTAACTCTCCTGTTATTATTCAACTATCTAATGGAGGAGCTATTTTCAATGCAGGAAAAGGATTAAGTAATAAAGAACAACAAGCGGCAGTAAAAGGATCTGTAGCCTGCGCTATGCATATTCATGAATTAGCATCATATTACAAAGTAATAGTTATTCTTCATACAGATCATTGCTCTAAACCTTTTCTTCCATGGATAAACGGATTAATCGAAGCTAATGAGAAATATTATAATCGTTTTGGAAAAACGTTATTCAGCTCACATATGTTAGATCTTTCTCAGGAACCATTAAAAGAAAACATTAGTATTTGTGAGAAATATTTTGAAAGAATGAACAAAAAAAAGATTCTTCTTGAAATAGAATTGGGTGTAACTGGAGGGGAAGAAGATGGAATAGATAATTCAAATATAGAAAATAATAAACTATACACTCAACCAAAAGAAGTTAGTTACGCTTATGATAGGTTAATTAAGATTAGCAAAAATTTTATTATAGCTGCTTCTTTTGGAAATGTACACGGAGTTTATAGGCCTGGAAACGTAATTCTTCGTCCCGAAATATTGAAAAATACGCAGGAATACATACAAAAAAAATTTCATACCAAAGAAAAACCAGTTTCTTTCGTATTTCATGGTGGATCAGGATCTTCCAAAAAAGAAATACAAGAGGCTATCAGTTATGGAGTTGTCAAAATGAATGTTGATACAGATTTACAATATGCTTTTACTTGTGGAGTTCGAGATTACATGAAGAAAAATGAAGAATATTTAAAAAAACAAATAGGGAATCCAGAAGGAGAACATCTTCCAAATAAAAAATATTATGATCCTAGAGTTTGGTTAAGAGAAGGAGAAAAATCTTTTAAAATTCTTCTCAAAAAATATTTTGAATTCATGAATAATATTAATACTTTGTAA
- a CDS encoding UvrD-helicase domain-containing protein gives MLIPSTLKIYNASAGSGKTFFLVKNYLYVLLKSPYPDEFKRVLALTFTKKASEEMKKRILQCFKEFSNKKVKEEYSSLFENLTKDLRLSKHQLYERSKKILFSILHDFSSFSQNTSTIDKFTYNIVRSFILKKEKNLELEMDTNRFLLNVVENLLYRLKDSKKWSNILVQFSLEKLKKGKNWDVRKELFKIANLMLKENNFFPIKEIKSHSLEEFIQLKNSLIRRTQKFEKQCNIQGEKFFLFLRETSIEKNLFLHSDLPRLFRKFQTKNIFFNPFNERLEKHIQKRVFYSKNSRQKNQKILIERNQENIISLYEETKSIYKKNISCYLLDKILLKNINILSIVHEIEKEFNFLKNEKKIFLNAELNKILYERILQEKFPMIYEKIGTEYKYYFIDEFQDISFLQWSNIRILVENALSENGSAMIVGDPKQSIYRWRGGDAKQFIHLINYKSFFYKKDFKSLDTNFRSYEEIVKFNNLFYQSISKIFHSNTYRNIYQNSKQKIFKKNGGYVEINFLKKKDKDYKEYIYFQVKNKIKKLLKQKYVLSDIALLVRNNKEGHFLSEKLVEDGINVNTSVSLLIKNHLEIQIIINLLYVIANPHCYQKRVSLIFLLLKHKFIRSKKNHHDFIMEIIFLPLDLFLTKITSKNSLSLDKLYNKSIYNIAEEIIEVFGLLNKQNIASIYSFLDLIYRFMRNSENSIFDFLSYWESKKEKESIMISDHKNAIRVMTIHKSKGLQFPVVLLPFTDWDFFSKKKEEGWIDVNPYLYNGLNTIYLKIESYLQRIKHDKKIRNFYESYLLNTAFENINLLYVATTRSIEQLILFSKLENEKSVSFYIKNFLRERKIWNEQKYKYCFGKEKKNS, from the coding sequence ATGCTTATTCCATCAACATTAAAGATATATAACGCTTCGGCAGGATCTGGGAAAACCTTCTTTTTAGTAAAAAATTATCTTTACGTTCTATTAAAAAGTCCTTATCCAGATGAATTTAAAAGAGTTTTAGCTTTGACTTTTACTAAAAAAGCTTCTGAAGAAATGAAAAAACGCATATTACAATGTTTTAAAGAGTTTTCAAATAAAAAAGTTAAAGAAGAATATTCTTCTTTGTTTGAAAATCTCACAAAAGATTTAAGATTATCAAAACATCAATTGTATGAACGTTCTAAAAAAATATTGTTTTCTATTTTACATGATTTTTCTTCTTTTTCTCAAAATACAAGTACAATAGATAAATTCACTTATAATATTGTTAGATCTTTTATTCTAAAAAAAGAAAAAAATTTGGAATTAGAAATGGATACTAACAGATTTCTATTGAATGTTGTAGAAAATCTATTATATAGATTAAAAGATTCAAAAAAATGGTCAAATATTTTAGTTCAATTTTCTCTGGAAAAATTAAAAAAAGGAAAAAACTGGGATGTAAGAAAAGAATTATTTAAAATAGCTAATCTTATGTTGAAAGAAAACAATTTTTTTCCAATAAAAGAAATTAAAAGTCATTCTTTAGAAGAATTCATACAATTAAAAAATTCTTTAATAAGAAGAACTCAAAAGTTTGAAAAACAATGCAATATACAAGGGGAAAAATTTTTTCTCTTTTTAAGAGAAACTTCCATTGAAAAAAATTTATTTCTACATTCAGATTTACCAAGACTTTTCCGAAAATTTCAAACTAAAAATATATTTTTTAATCCTTTTAATGAACGTCTTGAAAAACACATTCAAAAAAGAGTTTTTTATTCTAAAAATTCTAGACAGAAAAATCAAAAAATATTAATAGAAAGAAATCAAGAGAATATTATTTCCTTATATGAGGAAACAAAATCTATTTATAAAAAAAACATATCGTGTTATCTTTTAGATAAAATTCTTCTGAAGAATATCAATATACTATCGATAGTACATGAAATAGAAAAAGAATTCAATTTTTTAAAAAACGAAAAAAAAATTTTTCTGAATGCTGAGTTAAATAAAATTCTTTATGAAAGAATTCTTCAAGAAAAATTTCCTATGATTTATGAAAAAATAGGAACGGAATACAAATATTATTTTATAGATGAATTTCAAGATATTTCATTTTTGCAATGGAGTAATATTAGAATTTTAGTTGAAAATGCATTATCTGAAAATGGATCAGCTATGATAGTAGGAGATCCGAAACAATCTATATATAGATGGAGAGGTGGTGATGCAAAACAATTTATTCATTTAATTAATTATAAATCATTTTTTTATAAAAAAGACTTCAAAAGTTTAGACACAAATTTTCGTAGTTACGAGGAAATTGTAAAATTTAATAATTTATTTTATCAGTCTATATCCAAAATTTTCCATTCAAATACTTATCGAAATATATATCAAAATTCAAAACAAAAAATATTTAAGAAGAATGGAGGATATGTAGAAATAAATTTTCTAAAAAAAAAGGATAAGGACTACAAAGAATATATTTATTTTCAAGTAAAAAATAAGATTAAAAAATTATTGAAACAAAAATATGTTTTATCAGACATTGCTCTATTGGTTAGAAATAATAAAGAAGGCCACTTTTTATCTGAAAAACTTGTTGAAGATGGTATTAACGTAAACACTTCTGTTTCTTTATTAATAAAAAATCATTTAGAAATACAAATAATCATAAATTTACTTTATGTCATTGCTAACCCTCATTGTTATCAAAAAAGAGTTTCTTTAATTTTTCTTTTATTAAAACATAAATTCATTCGTTCTAAAAAAAATCATCACGATTTTATTATGGAAATAATATTTTTACCATTAGATCTTTTTTTAACAAAAATTACATCAAAAAATTCATTATCATTAGATAAATTATATAATAAATCCATATACAACATTGCAGAAGAAATAATTGAAGTTTTTGGTTTGTTAAACAAACAAAACATTGCATCTATTTATTCTTTTCTGGATTTGATTTATAGGTTTATGAGAAATTCAGAAAATTCTATTTTCGATTTTTTAAGTTATTGGGAATCTAAAAAAGAAAAAGAAAGCATTATGATTTCTGATCATAAAAATGCTATTCGTGTTATGACTATTCATAAATCTAAAGGATTGCAATTTCCTGTCGTTCTTCTTCCTTTTACTGATTGGGATTTTTTTTCTAAAAAAAAAGAAGAAGGATGGATCGACGTTAATCCTTATTTATATAATGGATTGAATACTATTTACTTGAAAATAGAATCATATCTCCAACGAATAAAACATGATAAAAAAATACGTAACTTTTATGAAAGTTACCTATTAAACACTGCATTTGAAAATATCAATCTATTATACGTTGCTACTACCCGTTCTATAGAACAATTGATATTATTTTCTAAACTAGAAAATGAAAAATCTGTCTCATTTTATATTAAAAATTTTCTTCGTGAAAGAAAAATATGGAATGAACAAAAATATAAATATTGTTTTGGAAAGGAAAAAAAAAATTCTTAA
- the lipA gene encoding lipoyl synthase, whose protein sequence is MNILFKKPKWIKVKLPMNKNYYKLQKLVSLHKLNTICQSGSCPNIGECWEKGVATFMILGNICTRSCRFCGVKTGRPEKVDWEEPKKVAKSIKILNIKHAVLTSVNRDDLKDMGSSIWVQTIQEIRYLNSNITIEALIPDFKGEKKIIDKIIDVQPEVISHNLETVFRLTKEIRIQAKYNRSLEVLQYIKEKNHKIRTKTGIMLGLGETKEEIIETMKDMIKSKVDILTMGQYLRPSLKHYPIRFFVLPEQFKELKEIGLKMGFKYVESGPLVRSSYHAEKHVK, encoded by the coding sequence ATGAATATTCTTTTCAAAAAACCAAAATGGATCAAAGTCAAATTACCAATGAATAAAAATTATTATAAACTACAAAAACTAGTTTCTTTGCATAAATTAAATACGATTTGTCAGAGTGGGAGCTGTCCTAATATAGGAGAATGTTGGGAAAAAGGAGTAGCTACTTTTATGATATTGGGAAATATTTGTACAAGATCTTGTAGATTTTGTGGAGTAAAAACGGGTCGTCCTGAAAAAGTAGATTGGGAAGAACCGAAAAAAGTGGCGAAATCCATAAAAATATTAAATATAAAACATGCTGTATTAACTTCTGTTAATAGAGACGATTTAAAGGATATGGGATCTTCTATATGGGTACAGACTATACAAGAAATACGATATTTAAATTCAAATATAACGATAGAAGCTTTAATCCCTGATTTTAAAGGAGAAAAAAAAATAATAGATAAAATTATTGATGTTCAACCAGAAGTAATTTCTCACAATCTGGAAACAGTTTTCAGATTAACAAAAGAAATACGCATTCAAGCTAAATACAATAGAAGTCTTGAAGTTCTACAATACATTAAAGAAAAAAATCATAAAATTCGTACAAAAACAGGAATTATGTTAGGATTAGGAGAGACAAAAGAAGAAATCATAGAAACAATGAAAGATATGATAAAATCTAAAGTAGATATTCTAACAATGGGACAATATTTACGTCCTTCTTTAAAGCATTATCCTATCCGTTTTTTTGTTCTCCCAGAACAATTCAAAGAATTGAAAGAAATTGGATTAAAAATGGGATTTAAATATGTAGAAAGCGGTCCTTTGGTTAGATCTTCTTATCATGCAGAAAAACATGTAAAGTGA
- a CDS encoding Nif3-like dinuclear metal center hexameric protein, with protein sequence MEVFVKNIAEKLENLAPVEYADYYDNVGLIVGSYHQKVSNILITLDLTEEVFYESIKKKCNLIISFHPVIFKPIKNLIGKTFSERVLIHALKNDVSIYVIHTNLDFIWEGTSAYISKLLKINKERVLIPKKGTIKKMITYVPVHYAEKVRNSLFEAGAGKISNYSHCSYNFDGLGSYMGNDKTNPFSGKKGILSMEKETCIGVIFPSHKLDHVKDALFKNHPYEEVAYEIFNIENINPYIGLGFIGSIEKEMNEDDFLFFLKKEMNFFCIRHSHFVGKKIKKIAIVTGSGRFGIEYAIKEEADVFISSDLKYHDFFKSEKKILIVDVGHYESEKISKNLLKSFLDKNFTSISIYESKVNTNPVKYFY encoded by the coding sequence ATGGAAGTATTTGTAAAAAATATAGCTGAAAAATTAGAAAATTTAGCACCTGTAGAATATGCTGATTATTATGACAATGTTGGACTGATAGTAGGATCTTACCATCAAAAGGTAAGTAACATATTAATTACTTTAGATCTTACTGAAGAAGTTTTTTATGAATCCATTAAGAAAAAGTGCAATTTGATAATATCCTTTCATCCTGTTATTTTTAAACCAATAAAAAATTTAATTGGAAAAACATTTTCAGAAAGAGTTCTAATTCATGCATTAAAAAATGATGTATCTATTTATGTTATTCATACAAATTTAGATTTCATATGGGAAGGAACTTCTGCCTATATATCGAAACTATTGAAAATTAATAAGGAAAGAGTTCTTATTCCAAAAAAAGGAACTATAAAAAAAATGATCACTTATGTTCCAGTTCATTATGCAGAAAAAGTAAGAAATTCTTTATTTGAAGCAGGAGCCGGAAAAATTTCCAATTATAGTCATTGCAGTTATAATTTTGATGGACTAGGAAGTTATATGGGAAACGATAAAACAAACCCATTTTCTGGAAAAAAAGGAATTCTTTCTATGGAAAAAGAAACTTGTATTGGTGTTATTTTTCCATCTCATAAATTAGATCACGTAAAAGATGCTCTTTTTAAAAATCATCCTTATGAAGAAGTAGCTTACGAAATTTTCAATATTGAAAATATTAACCCTTACATAGGGTTAGGATTCATAGGAAGTATAGAAAAAGAGATGAACGAAGATGACTTTTTATTCTTCCTAAAAAAGGAAATGAATTTTTTTTGTATTCGTCATTCTCATTTTGTAGGAAAAAAAATCAAGAAAATAGCTATAGTAACAGGATCTGGACGTTTTGGAATAGAATATGCTATAAAAGAAGAAGCAGATGTTTTTATATCTTCTGATTTAAAATACCATGATTTTTTTAAATCTGAAAAAAAAATATTGATAGTAGATGTAGGTCATTATGAATCAGAAAAAATTTCTAAAAATTTATTAAAATCTTTTTTAGACAAAAATTTTACTTCTATTTCTATTTATGAATCGAAGGTTAATACTAATCCAGTTAAATATTTTTATTGA